A single Pedobacter sp. PACM 27299 DNA region contains:
- a CDS encoding glucoamylase family protein, translating to MQLRHCLLVLISLLLFSCSKQDTAKPIEPVAPITDSFTFSKIKVNEASAGFSYYGINTSPVFKLSFSAVIDKSSAAKAVVIKDKNGVPVKLELNYEDQDKTLVVKPVEPLQAITKYFLDVQTNLTSDKGKNLNIPIIVNLITAVDEADKFPVIAEDALLDLVQKQTFKYFWDFAHPGSGLARERNTSADIVTSGGSGFGMMALVTGIHRNFISRDQGLERMQKIVAFLKNKAQRFHGAYPHWMNGNTGAVVPFSPKDNGADLVETSLLMQGMLTARQFFDAANPAETTLRTDITRIYNEVEWDWFVKDNSLYWHWSPTVGWEMNLPVKGWNEALITYVMAASSTSHPIQKTVYDNGWASNGTMKNSMNGPLFFSHYSFLGINPNGLSDAYGNYENQTKIHALNHYNYAKANVKGFYGYGENCWGLTASDDINGYLAHEPANDNGVISPTAALASFPYTPKESMQALKYYYYKLGDKIWGDYGFTDAFSLHDAWFASSTLAIDQGPIIIMIENHRSQLLWKLFMNSPEVKTGMRKLGFTSPNL from the coding sequence ATGCAGCTAAGACATTGTCTTCTGGTACTCATTTCATTGCTGTTGTTTTCTTGCTCAAAGCAGGATACCGCTAAGCCTATTGAGCCTGTAGCCCCCATTACTGATTCATTTACCTTTAGCAAAATAAAAGTAAATGAAGCGTCTGCCGGGTTCAGTTATTATGGCATCAATACCAGTCCGGTGTTCAAGCTTTCCTTTTCCGCAGTCATTGATAAAAGTTCTGCAGCAAAAGCAGTGGTCATTAAAGACAAAAATGGTGTTCCTGTTAAACTGGAGCTAAATTATGAAGATCAGGACAAAACACTTGTTGTAAAGCCTGTAGAGCCTCTCCAGGCCATCACAAAATACTTTCTAGACGTACAAACGAATTTAACTTCCGATAAAGGGAAGAATTTAAATATCCCTATTATCGTAAACCTGATCACCGCGGTAGATGAGGCCGACAAATTCCCTGTGATTGCGGAAGATGCCTTACTGGATTTAGTGCAGAAACAAACATTTAAATATTTCTGGGATTTCGCACATCCAGGAAGCGGCCTGGCCAGAGAGCGAAATACTTCCGCTGACATCGTCACCAGTGGAGGATCTGGTTTTGGAATGATGGCCCTGGTGACAGGTATCCATCGGAATTTCATTAGCCGGGACCAAGGTTTGGAACGCATGCAAAAGATCGTTGCCTTTCTGAAAAACAAGGCTCAGCGCTTTCATGGTGCCTATCCGCATTGGATGAATGGCAATACCGGAGCAGTGGTCCCATTCAGTCCGAAAGACAATGGTGCCGACCTGGTGGAGACTTCCTTATTGATGCAGGGCATGTTAACTGCCCGACAATTTTTTGATGCAGCGAATCCTGCAGAAACGACCTTAAGAACCGACATTACCCGTATTTACAATGAAGTAGAATGGGATTGGTTTGTGAAAGACAATAGCCTGTATTGGCATTGGAGTCCGACAGTAGGCTGGGAAATGAACCTACCCGTCAAAGGTTGGAATGAAGCCTTAATCACGTATGTGATGGCCGCTTCTTCTACAAGTCACCCGATTCAAAAAACGGTCTACGACAATGGCTGGGCCAGTAATGGCACCATGAAAAACAGCATGAACGGCCCATTATTTTTCTCCCATTATTCCTTCCTAGGCATCAACCCGAACGGTCTATCTGATGCTTATGGCAATTATGAAAATCAGACGAAAATCCATGCCCTCAACCATTATAACTATGCAAAAGCAAATGTAAAAGGTTTTTATGGCTATGGCGAGAACTGCTGGGGACTGACCGCCAGCGACGACATCAACGGATACCTTGCCCATGAACCCGCGAATGACAATGGGGTGATTTCCCCTACCGCAGCCCTCGCCTCTTTTCCTTATACACCTAAAGAATCCATGCAGGCTTTAAAATATTATTACTACAAACTGGGAGATAAAATCTGGGGAGATTATGGCTTTACCGATGCCTTCTCCCTGCATGATGCCTGGTTTGCCAGCTCTACCTTAGCGATAGACCAGGGCCCGATCATCATCATGATCGAAAACCACCGCAGTCAGCTGTTATGGAAACTTTTCATGAACAGCCCGGAAGTAAAAACAGGAATGAGAAAATTAGGCTTTACCAGCCCCAACTTATAA
- a CDS encoding LamG domain-containing protein, which yields MKTRLFYILSAAALSLAVSSCTKKFDPSSYAPALNIGGYTSSKEVASASLVAHWAFDGSLIDSVSKVSGVSTSTSFAAGTKGNALQGSSAGYVVSDTPTEVQKLKSFTTTLWFNSELNTGATGLIDIANSAAGWGNLVIFLENGGDADNGVIQFRVNNNGVLTQSENFKVPGIWKKWTHLALSYDQVSSTFIIYINGGKLKALTVPNNGPLTFQNATKMVFGTLQFQTTPSLTTAGNKESWAANLTGKLDEVRIYNKALTADEIGALSKLESKGK from the coding sequence ATGAAAACAAGATTATTCTATATATTATCAGCAGCAGCCCTTTCTCTGGCGGTTAGCTCCTGTACCAAAAAATTCGATCCTTCGAGTTATGCACCAGCACTAAATATTGGTGGGTACACCAGCAGTAAAGAAGTGGCTTCAGCTAGTCTGGTTGCACACTGGGCTTTCGACGGCAGTTTAATTGATAGTGTTTCTAAAGTGAGCGGCGTATCCACCAGCACTTCATTTGCAGCAGGTACTAAAGGCAATGCTTTACAAGGATCCAGTGCGGGATATGTGGTTTCTGATACACCAACAGAAGTACAGAAACTAAAAAGTTTTACGACCACATTATGGTTCAATTCTGAGCTGAACACTGGTGCAACAGGCCTGATTGACATCGCAAATTCCGCAGCAGGATGGGGTAATTTAGTCATCTTCCTGGAAAATGGTGGTGATGCCGACAATGGTGTGATTCAATTCCGTGTGAACAACAATGGCGTCCTTACACAATCAGAAAACTTCAAGGTTCCAGGCATCTGGAAAAAATGGACACACCTTGCTTTGAGTTATGATCAGGTAAGTTCTACTTTCATCATTTACATCAATGGCGGAAAATTAAAAGCACTGACCGTTCCAAATAACGGCCCCTTAACTTTCCAGAATGCAACGAAAATGGTTTTTGGAACCTTACAATTTCAAACTACCCCAAGTTTAACTACTGCAGGAAATAAAGAAAGCTGGGCTGCTAACCTAACAGGCAAGCTGGATGAAGTCAGAATTTATAATAAAGCATTGACAGCTGATGAAATCGGTGCCCTATCTAAATTAGAAAGTAAAGGAAAATAA
- a CDS encoding SusC/RagA family TonB-linked outer membrane protein, which produces MKRIFTKFSVLAFLCFLFNYSAFAQQITVKGKVTDGGDKISIPAVSIQVKGTTTGTQTDANGNYSITAPATATLVFTYIGYVTQEVPVNNRTTINIAMASSSQELEQVVVVGYGTQRKIDVTGSVASVKGEEISKQASVNPVSALQGKVAGVSITNNGAPGASPLITIRGTGTIYGNTGVLYVVDGVWYDDISFLNPADIANMSILKDASSLSIYGIRAANGVVLVTTNRGKKGNAVVNYNGTFGFQSVTNPVKMADATQYATIINEIYASKNEDLLFKDPASFGKGTDWYGQILRNAQVNNHQLSISGGGEKNTYNLSLGYLDQDGIVKGNNYTRYTARLTSEFQVLKPLKVGYNVSGTASNSKDIDNVIFRQMFTAGPVVPVYYADGTYGDPNDFGLGSGAGANPQATIDYFNRRSKNYKFTGNIYAELEILKSLTFRTSFGGDFSQAEVRSYTPVYKATNAQRNETSILGIDRTEDRNWIVENTLTYKNTFGDHNLTVLAGQTAQRNKNYFINGKSLNVPYSSEGDLYLSLGNEAGRSILDGGNLQTAASYFGRVNYAFKNRYLLNASMRADGSSKFYSNGNPWGYFPSIGAGWVISNEPFMQGQEIFSNLKLRGSWGKVGNAGVPTNPTQRVISQKVVMWLILMALPILVSLLISLRLYLSTGNVVQELILV; this is translated from the coding sequence ATGAAAAGAATCTTTACAAAATTTTCTGTTTTAGCATTTCTCTGTTTTCTTTTTAATTATTCTGCCTTTGCACAGCAGATTACTGTAAAAGGAAAGGTAACAGATGGCGGTGATAAAATCAGTATTCCAGCTGTAAGTATACAGGTAAAAGGAACAACAACAGGAACACAAACAGACGCCAATGGAAACTATTCCATCACTGCGCCGGCGACTGCTACATTAGTATTTACTTATATCGGTTATGTCACACAGGAGGTACCGGTAAACAATAGAACAACCATTAATATAGCAATGGCTTCTTCCTCACAGGAACTGGAACAAGTGGTGGTAGTGGGTTACGGTACACAAAGAAAAATCGATGTGACAGGCTCTGTAGCCAGCGTAAAAGGAGAAGAAATTTCCAAGCAAGCTTCTGTAAACCCGGTAAGTGCTTTACAGGGTAAAGTTGCAGGTGTTTCTATCACCAATAATGGTGCTCCAGGTGCTTCGCCACTCATCACGATTCGTGGTACCGGTACCATCTATGGTAACACAGGTGTGCTTTACGTAGTAGATGGTGTTTGGTATGATGACATCAGCTTTTTAAACCCTGCAGATATTGCGAACATGAGTATCCTGAAAGATGCGTCAAGTTTATCTATCTACGGTATCAGAGCGGCCAATGGGGTAGTTTTAGTAACCACCAACAGGGGTAAAAAAGGTAACGCAGTTGTAAACTACAATGGAACATTTGGTTTCCAAAGTGTCACCAATCCAGTGAAAATGGCAGATGCCACTCAATATGCAACAATTATTAATGAAATCTACGCTTCCAAAAATGAAGACCTGCTTTTCAAAGATCCTGCTTCTTTCGGAAAAGGAACTGACTGGTACGGTCAAATCCTTAGAAATGCACAGGTAAATAACCACCAGTTATCCATCAGCGGCGGCGGTGAGAAAAACACTTATAACTTATCTCTTGGTTATTTAGATCAGGATGGTATTGTAAAAGGTAATAACTACACCCGTTATACTGCCAGATTAACCAGCGAATTCCAGGTATTGAAACCATTAAAGGTAGGTTACAACGTTTCTGGAACGGCTAGTAACTCAAAAGATATTGACAATGTTATATTTCGTCAGATGTTTACTGCCGGACCTGTAGTCCCTGTTTATTATGCAGACGGTACTTACGGAGATCCTAATGATTTTGGTCTGGGTAGTGGCGCAGGTGCAAACCCACAAGCAACTATTGATTACTTTAATAGAAGATCTAAAAACTACAAGTTCACTGGAAACATTTATGCAGAACTGGAAATTCTTAAAAGTTTAACTTTCAGAACCAGTTTTGGTGGTGATTTCTCACAAGCTGAGGTAAGGAGCTATACTCCGGTTTATAAAGCCACAAATGCACAGCGTAATGAGACCAGCATCCTTGGTATCGACAGAACAGAAGACAGGAACTGGATCGTTGAGAATACGCTGACTTATAAAAACACATTTGGTGACCATAATTTAACGGTACTAGCTGGGCAAACGGCACAACGTAACAAAAATTATTTCATCAATGGTAAATCTTTAAACGTACCATACTCTAGTGAAGGCGACCTTTACCTGTCTTTAGGTAATGAAGCAGGACGTTCGATATTGGATGGCGGAAATCTACAAACTGCAGCCTCCTACTTTGGTCGTGTAAATTATGCCTTTAAGAACCGCTACCTGTTAAATGCTTCGATGCGTGCAGATGGCTCTTCAAAATTCTATTCTAATGGAAACCCATGGGGTTATTTCCCTTCTATCGGTGCAGGTTGGGTGATCAGCAATGAACCGTTTATGCAAGGTCAGGAGATTTTCAGCAATTTAAAGCTACGTGGTAGTTGGGGTAAAGTTGGAAATGCAGGGGTTCCTACAAATCCAACTCAGCGCGTCATTTCTCAAAAGGTGGTTATGTGGCTTATTTTAATGGCGTTGCCTATACTGGTAAGTCTGTTGATCAGCTTACGCCTCTATTTATCGACTGGGAACGTAGTTCAGGAACTGATATTGGTTTAG
- a CDS encoding RagB/SusD family nutrient uptake outer membrane protein: MKIYNHTALRKACAIVITGTILLSTSCTKSFLDVPPQAKQPAETFWKSQDDALASVNAVYGNLRSWSNTAFPALAVESIASDEADKGSSTNDASYLNDFENFRVTSTDGQVLGFWEGQYQNINLCNQVLDNVPGIEMDANLKSRLLAEAKFVRAYSYFRLVRAFGGVRLHLNVPSTPEQFNKPRASREEVYAAIEKDLDDAAAVLPASYSTADVGRATKGAALALHAKVAMYQQKWPLVLSLTNTVMGLGYSLLPDYQSVFRLNHENSSESVFEIQCEYNPGTKDASNSQYAQVQGVRDQAGYWGFNTPSAELAAAFETGDPRREGTILFVGNTTPQGDLITSAPGDPVRYSHKPYVPFATPYDNNNPRGGQQNVRVIRYADVLLMNAEAANELGNSGQALSSIEQVRLRARQGNPAILPKVTTTDQTALRAAIYHERQVELAMESDRYFDVIRQGRAAVVFGPKGWKANKNEVWPIPNTQIELSVGVLTQNPGY, from the coding sequence ATGAAAATATATAACCATACCGCGCTGCGTAAAGCATGCGCAATAGTCATCACAGGAACCATCTTACTCAGCACCTCTTGTACCAAAAGTTTCTTGGATGTTCCCCCACAAGCCAAACAACCAGCAGAAACATTCTGGAAATCTCAGGATGATGCATTAGCTAGTGTAAATGCCGTTTATGGAAATTTACGCAGCTGGTCTAATACCGCATTTCCAGCATTGGCTGTAGAAAGCATTGCCTCTGATGAAGCAGACAAAGGAAGTTCCACAAATGATGCTAGTTATCTGAACGATTTTGAAAATTTCAGAGTTACCTCTACCGATGGACAGGTGCTTGGATTCTGGGAAGGTCAATACCAAAATATCAACCTTTGTAATCAGGTATTGGATAACGTCCCAGGCATAGAAATGGATGCGAATCTAAAAAGCCGCCTCCTGGCAGAAGCTAAATTTGTAAGGGCATATTCTTACTTCAGATTGGTAAGGGCTTTTGGTGGCGTAAGATTACACCTAAATGTACCTAGTACTCCTGAGCAATTTAACAAGCCAAGAGCTTCAAGAGAGGAAGTATATGCGGCAATTGAAAAAGACCTGGATGACGCTGCAGCAGTACTACCAGCAAGTTATTCGACTGCCGATGTTGGCCGTGCAACAAAAGGAGCCGCGTTGGCACTACATGCCAAGGTAGCCATGTATCAACAGAAATGGCCACTGGTACTGAGCTTAACCAATACGGTAATGGGATTAGGATATAGCCTTCTGCCAGATTATCAATCCGTGTTCCGTTTGAATCATGAAAACAGCTCTGAATCTGTATTTGAGATTCAGTGCGAGTATAATCCTGGTACAAAAGATGCCAGTAATAGTCAGTATGCACAAGTGCAAGGCGTAAGGGACCAAGCCGGCTACTGGGGTTTTAACACCCCATCTGCTGAACTGGCAGCAGCTTTTGAAACTGGTGATCCGCGTAGAGAAGGTACTATTCTATTCGTAGGCAATACCACTCCTCAGGGAGATTTAATCACTTCTGCTCCTGGAGATCCAGTAAGATACAGCCACAAACCTTATGTTCCATTTGCTACACCTTACGATAATAACAATCCAAGAGGTGGACAGCAGAACGTAAGGGTAATCCGTTACGCAGATGTATTGTTAATGAATGCAGAAGCTGCGAATGAATTGGGTAATTCGGGTCAGGCACTTTCTTCTATAGAACAAGTGAGATTAAGAGCAAGACAGGGAAATCCAGCGATCTTACCTAAAGTAACCACTACAGACCAAACCGCACTGCGTGCAGCCATCTACCATGAAAGACAGGTAGAACTAGCGATGGAATCAGATCGTTATTTTGATGTGATTCGCCAAGGACGTGCTGCAGTAGTATTTGGGCCTAAAGGCTGGAAAGCAAATAAAAATGAAGTATGGCCAATTCCAAATACTCAGATTGAACTGAGTGTTGGTGTCCTTACGCAAAACCCAGGTTATTAA
- a CDS encoding TonB-dependent receptor, with translation MAYFNGVAYTGKSVDQLTPLFIDWERSSGTDIGLEAGFLDNRLSIEADYYNKITERAIFEIPVASDLGLAAAKQVGNQADLRNRGFEFTANWRDKTEGGLTYSISGNFGYNQNQVTKVVTGRNPIYSGGEGLANGSLATRTVLGRPIGEFFGYKVDGIFQNAAEVLASAQKDAQAGDFRYVDQNGDGVIDGKDRVSLGSPNPKFNYALNTTFAYKNFDLSLDIQGVAGVSIYNANLGVRYGNENFTEDFFKNRWHGEGSSSTYPSANIGTTKNSAPNSFFVEKGDYIRLRNVQIGYTLPSNLLNKWKMQKVRIFANAQNPVNLFGYKGFSPEIGKPTVGNYTPLSAGIDANVYPLYATYNLGLNVTF, from the coding sequence GTGGCTTATTTTAATGGCGTTGCCTATACTGGTAAGTCTGTTGATCAGCTTACGCCTCTATTTATCGACTGGGAACGTAGTTCAGGAACTGATATTGGTTTAGAAGCAGGATTCTTAGATAACAGGTTAAGTATTGAAGCCGATTATTACAACAAAATAACTGAACGCGCCATTTTTGAGATCCCAGTAGCATCAGATTTAGGATTAGCTGCAGCAAAACAAGTTGGTAATCAAGCCGACCTTAGGAACCGTGGATTTGAATTCACTGCTAACTGGAGAGATAAAACAGAAGGCGGATTAACTTATTCCATCAGTGGAAACTTTGGTTACAACCAGAACCAAGTCACTAAAGTAGTAACAGGTAGAAACCCTATTTATAGTGGCGGTGAAGGGCTAGCAAATGGCTCCCTTGCAACACGCACTGTTCTTGGCAGGCCAATTGGTGAGTTCTTTGGCTATAAAGTGGATGGTATCTTCCAAAATGCAGCCGAAGTTTTAGCTTCTGCTCAGAAAGATGCACAGGCGGGTGATTTCAGATATGTAGATCAAAATGGTGACGGCGTGATTGACGGTAAAGACCGTGTATCTCTTGGAAGCCCTAACCCTAAATTCAACTATGCGCTGAATACTACTTTCGCATATAAAAACTTTGACCTTTCTCTGGACATCCAGGGTGTTGCTGGAGTTAGTATTTATAATGCGAACCTTGGTGTAAGGTATGGTAATGAGAATTTCACCGAAGACTTCTTTAAAAACAGATGGCATGGTGAAGGCAGTTCAAGCACCTACCCTTCTGCAAACATAGGAACTACTAAAAACTCAGCGCCAAACTCTTTCTTTGTTGAAAAAGGAGATTACATCAGATTAAGAAATGTACAAATTGGCTATACCTTGCCTTCCAACTTACTGAACAAGTGGAAAATGCAGAAAGTAAGAATATTTGCAAATGCTCAAAATCCTGTAAACCTTTTTGGATACAAAGGATTCAGCCCGGAAATCGGGAAACCTACCGTGGGTAATTACACCCCACTGAGTGCAGGTATAGATGCAAATGTATACCCACTGTATGCCACTTATAACTTAGGTCTAAACGTTACCTTTTAA